ggggaagggcaggggtgggaCGCCAGGCCCAGAAGTTGGAGGCCGGCCCAACCAAGCCTCCTGCCCGGAGCCCACCCATGTCTCCCCGGCTGGGCTCCCGGAGAGACTGAGTCTCCAAGGTCTCATTCTGCCTCCTCTCCTCACCAGGCCTTGCTGAGGACCCTGCTCGCCCTGGCAGCTTTCTCCACGGCCATTGCTGCCATCGTCATTGGGGCTCGTAATTTCTATGAGCACCACTTTTATTTTAGAGACTATATCTGTCATGTCTCCTCGACGGCCTGGTCCCAGGCCACCACGCCCCCTAGCACCCTAAGTCCAGAAGAAGCCAGAAGGATGCACCTGTGCCTCTCCTACCTGAGCATgctgaaggtgggggtgggggtgcagaggaaggGGTGCAGCAGGCGCTGGGCAGGGAGGGCCAAGATGGTAGCTCGTGTCACCTGTTCCACACCCAGCTAGACTACTGTCACCACAGCTGTGGCATTGAGCAGACTAGAAACAGTCCCTGTGCTTGGCGGTGTTCCAGACTCATGGAAAACACAAACATTGAAATAATCATAAAGGAACCAATGTTGCAAGGGTGCAAAGTGCTGCAGAGGGATTAAATGCACATCCTCCCTGGATCCTCTTCAGCCTCCGGGCTGCCGGGGCACCGAATCGTAGCCCGAGCCTGTCACTgttcagatgaggacactgaggcctgaTGAGAGGGGTTTCTGGCTGCTCTCTGCATGCTAGACTCGTCAACACCCCCTCCCTCATgcagggctccttcctcagcgctTCCAGAAGCTACAGATGTGAGgatgaagggggagagagaggccctGTGTTGGAaatgagggagagacagagcagatGGCACAGTCACTCTGGTGCCAACAGCTTTGGTCCTCTGTCCACAGGCCCTGATCATAAGCTTTCCGGCCATGCTGTTGGGTGTCTGGGTTCTGCTGCTTCTGGTATCTCTGGCGCCCCTGTGTCTGTCCTGCTGGAGAAGGTCCCGATGTAAGAAGGTGAGTCCCTAaagtatgtgtctgtgtttgggCGGCAGGGGTGTCCAGAGGAGCAGAGATGGAGAAGGCGTGGCTTGGGGAGGGAAAAGGACCCTTACAGTGAGTCCCAAGGGCCATCGAGCCTATGTTTCTACCCCAGTGGGGGCCCAGCCCGAAGAGCCCCTGTCCCTGACCAAGTGGCCCCCAGGACAAGGACCCCAGGAAGCCAGGAAAGTCCGTATCCATGGTGGGACGCTGGGGCTCTTGGCATCAGGTACTATAAGGCTAGTGCTGGATCCGGTTGGCTCCAGAACGAAGCTGCGCTGGAGGAAAGAATTTGCACCTCCCCACACTatcctgcccctctgcctccctcggGAAACAGACCAGAAGAAACTGCTGGAAGTGAGTGAAATCTAGCTCTGCTTCTCCTGAGTGCTCATGCCTGGACTCTTTCTGGACTGGGCGTCCCTGTCTCTGGCTCCTGGGAGAAGGACCGGGCTGGGGAAAAGGGACTCTGCACTAGCTCTAGttatccttccttccccctcccccgcccctgccatGGCCACAGCCACTGCCACGGCCCCCTCCACCAATCATCACACCCCTCTTGCCCATTTCTGGCTCACCTTTCACGCTCCTGCCCTGCTTCACGGCCCCTCATGAGCAGTGATGACGATAAACTGTCCTGTTGTTTCTCCCAGCTTCTTGCTTAGTTATTCCAGGGAATTTCTCTTGGCGGGGCAAGGCGGAGGAGGATGAGCCAACACAACCCTACGATGCTCCTCCATctcccaacctcccctctgggcAGGAGTTGCCGGCCTTGAAAGTAAACTCTCTTGGAGGCTGGTTCTGGGACTGGAGGTCCAAATGCCTGCGCACCAAGGGTGAAGGGGGCAGGGACTCTGAGCCCCTCTCCCTAAAATTCAGATTTAAGAGACTGAACGCTGGGCAAACTgagaattggatttttttttttttttggctgtttgGAAATAGTAAGAAATAGATAATATAACGCCAAaatgcagtcactttggaaataTTTCGTGAAAGACAGACGATGACATAGAAACCCTGAATATGTCCCATGAAAAATTACCCACGACTGCGAGACACGCCACGAATCGTGTATGTTTAAGTTCATGGCTCCCTTGAATAGGCCCCAATAGAAGTAGGAGCATGAATTCAGAGGGCTGAGTCTTGAAATTAGTATCATGCCCGCAAGCATGCATACACTCAGTGCTCCACTGGGAGGATCCGCAGGGCTCCACACAGGGTTGTACGTGGTGGCCACACAGTAACACTGTTCAAAGGTGGACTTTGAGACCAGAAAACGAAGAGGCACTCCATAAAGTTTATACACAGTTTGATTCAGGCTCACGTACTGACGGGCGGTCCACGGCAGCTACAGAGTTACTCTCTGCAAAGTCCAGACGTCAGTCCTCAGATTTTGTAGAGCGACCACACATGAAGAAGGGCGCTGTCGTGAGATCAAAGGGTTCACATGCACATCAGACAGCTTGCGTGCTCCTAATTGACAGCGACCCTTCATTTAGACCTTGTGGCTCTCCTGTGCATCAGGAAGGGGAAAGACTATGTTATCTCTAACAGATGGGGGGCTCCCTATCCCAACCTTGGCTGGCATTTCTACCTAGCAAACGTGAACAAGATGGGGGGCCAAGGACGAAGCAGTATTGTCAGCTCTCCTACAAACACATATGCAGTGTTTCTGCTCAAGGAAGCCCACTGAAGACTCAGAGCCCAGGGTTTTTACTGGAGgctctcaaataaaatacataaaaaaaatctttaaacacatcAGAGTAAAATTTCAGACCAAGAGAATGTATTAAAAGCAGTCAATGGCAGCATTATATCACATCCTTCCTGGCAAGGAATGAGTAGATTAAAGGGGTACGAGGTCTTTGTGTTgtttggaaaagaagtaaagatGTTGCTTATATTTAGCATTTGTCagctcattcatttatgtgttcATCCACTTAACACCTAAATTTAAGTGTTTTAGTAATTCAATAGTAATTccaaaaaaataggggaaaaaatcataaaactttaaatttcagtttggagaaaaatagagaatgagaaaaaattcagttaataaaaaataagaacagagaaaagataaaaaaaaatttttttttaaagcaaaacaggggcgcctgggtggctcagttggctaagtgtccgattcttgatctcaactcaggtcttgatctcagggtcatgagttcaagctctgcattgggctccacactgggcatggagcctacttaaaaaaaaaaaaaaaggcaaaacaaatagaaagcagACAATAGAGAATGGCTATAAATTAAGTTATATGAGTATTTGCAATAAGTACAAATGGACTAAATAATCCCCTTAAAATGCAAAGATAGactgcatttttataaaattcatccatatgctgtttacaagaaaCACATCTAAAACAAGGGTACAGAAAGATTTTGACAGTAAGAGGACACAACAattacatattgtatatataatacaaatatttttgttatataacaaATAAGTTGCTACAGCTCTGTTAAAATCAGACTTTGAGGCAGAGAGCATTCCTACAGATGAAGAAGCCACTGTGGTCCATCCAGCAGgcactctctccttccttctcccgtTTCATCCATTCCGTCCCGGAAGCAGGAACCTGTACCTCCGGCTGGAGGAGCCATCCTGTAGCCAGAAGGGTACTGTCCATGGGCTGGAGATGGTGCAGAGGAAGCCCCAAGGAGCCCGTGCCTTCCATGGCAAAACTGCATGTGCCCAACCAGCCCTGGATTGCTCGCCTTTTAATATGTGTGTATGAGAAAAATTAattccttactgatttttaaaaaagagaaaataacttcttaaagaagccatttataatagcaatgaAACCGTAAGTTACTTATGACCAAATCTATATATTCaagacattaagaaaattattGGGAAATGTTTACAAATACCCgaataaatagaaatacataCACCATGTCCATAGAAGGGAGGACTCAGTTTTCAAATGGATGCATAAATTCAGCGCAATTCCAATCAGAATCTCAACAGACTTTCTTAGTACTTGCTTATCCAATTCTCCAATTGATACAGATCAAAAGACCAAGAAGAGCAAAGACAATCTCACTGTCCTGTGAAACCCAAATAAGGAGTTGGACAAGGCAGGCATTCGGACCAGAAAGCTCTCCAGCTGGCAGATCCAAACCAGAGACAACAGGGAGAATGAAGCAGGCACTGTGCCCTGGACAAGTTCTGAGTCTGAAGTCAGAAGACCAGAGCACAAATCTCAGcactgccacttactagctccTCAACCTTAGGTCAGTTACAAAGACCTCCTCGGCAATAgtcttttcactttcaaaatgGGAGCAATTATACCTAAAACCCAGGGATAATGGAAGGATTTAGTGATAAATATAAATCAAACAGTGTCTAAAAATTAGACACCTCGCAGTATAAATTTGTCGAACAAATGTGGATTACTTTCAAGAAGAAGCGCCATTTGGGCCTATGTGAATAAAATGAGAGTCAGAGGAGAAGAATTGGGGTATGATCAACCAGCATCAGATCAAAGAGTGAGACAGTCAGGCTCATATTTTACTTGAATTGTCTGGACCCTGTGCATGTCCCCTCGGAATCCTACCACCTGGGTATGCCAGGATGGtcctatctatatatatatatatatataactcacaGAAGGGTTCTGCTTTGCTCTGTTCGAGTCCAGTGAGTGGGAGTTCAGACACAATGACCCACTGACCATATTACTTCTGGCCCACAATACAGACTTGCCAGTCAGTGCCTCAGATCTGGTGAGTTCTACATTTCCCTAGACGTGCTCCTGACTCTGCACCGACTTCCACCAGAAAGGGTTTCCACAACTTGCAGGAGGGCAATCCAGTCTCCGATCTTCATGCAAGGCTGTCTTGACCATTCCCGACACACCtagctttgtgcttgctcttgGCTTCTTCAAAATCGAAGAATGTGTTCTTTATACCGACATATctcaaaacta
This genomic window from Halichoerus grypus chromosome 12, mHalGry1.hap1.1, whole genome shotgun sequence contains:
- the TMEM176A gene encoding transmembrane protein 176A, which encodes MGTVDGGKVDPGTPQPTHIHVHIHQESALATLLIRGCSLLRSPAPGATSQTWGRSRLLVASWVVQIVLGVLSGVLGGFLQIFYGCTLCGSGAALWTGAVAVLAGAVAFIYEKRGGIYWALLRTLLALAAFSTAIAAIVIGARNFYEHHFYFRDYICHVSSTAWSQATTPPSTLSPEEARRMHLCLSYLSMLKALIISFPAMLLGVWVLLLLVSLAPLCLSCWRRSRCKKWGPSPKSPCP